The genomic interval CAGTAGAATCCAAAGCACTGTAATACCTTGGGAAAAAAGGATCAATTCATATACCCAGGAAAAAGGTTAGGAACTAAAGCTTCCAGTGGAGAGATTACATATTTATCCACACTCATCCAgtgattttcttcatttcaaacCCAATGTTCCAGCCACTGGCCCAGGTGGCTTTCCCTTGCTGAGCACTATTTCAGTTGGGAAGTCCAGTAAGATACTGGAAAATAATCCACAGCAAATTCACTTACACACTCAAAGTAACCTCTTTAACCAGACCTTTGGGGTTCAGGCAGCACATCCAGATTCAATGTACAATGTGGTGACTGACTTTGAAACACAAATTATTTGTAcaggggaaggtgctggtgTAGATTTGTTAAAGtagcaaaaagcagctttgttGTGAAAGACTCCCAAGATAATTATCAGCTGGGAGAAAACACAAACCCTGCAGCTTTGCAGTGTGAACAACCACCTCTTGTTTTCAAGATCTGcctctttccttcctgcaaCCCCTCCCAGAGACTGTGCCACCCATCCTTTCTTTGCAGGGAGGGATTCTCACTCAGCACAAGATGTTCATCCCATTCAGCTGCAGGATGCTGATCCCTTGTCTCTGTGAatgaggggagcagaggggccccgtgccagccctgccctctgccctgctgagggcagtccctggggctgggcaggggcagggtgggcacacaaCCCACAGCACTCACCGTGGCCCTTTTGCGCAGGAACGCGTCCGCTTCGTCCACGAACAGCAGGAGGCTGccaagggagagcagcacagagtgagagcacccagggaaggaggCCCAGCCGGCCCCAGGagcctcctgcccctctgccaggcaccccctgaccccctgccaggcacccccagccccactgccaggcacccactgccccacaccccctgccccactgccaggcacccactgccccacaccccctgccccactgccaggcacctcctgccccacactccctgccccattgccaggcaccccctgccccactgccaggcaccccctgaccccctgccaggcacccccagccccactgccaggcACCCACTGCCCCATTGCCAGGCACCTCCTGccaggcaccccctgccccactgccaggcaccccctgaccccctgccaggcacccccagccccactgccaggcACCCACTGCCCCATTGCCAGGCACCTCCTGccaggcaccccctgccccactgccaggcaccccctgcccccctgccaggcacctcctgccccactgccaggcaccccctgccaggcacccctgccccactgccaggcacctcctgccccactgccaggcaccccctgccccactgccaggcacctcctgccccacaccccctgccccactgccaggcagtgcccaggcaaACACCCCAAGGGTTGCACGAGCAAACTCATTTCTTCAGGCAACGTTTCCCCCTGAGCTGCAGCGACCTCCCCCCTGCACCTGTGACATCCCAGCAGTGAGAAAGGGAGGACATTGAGACACCTTAGCCCATAAATCTGCCCCCTGGAGctgttttccctgctgttcACAAGCAGACTGAAGCAATTCTAGGGCACACAACCTTGAAGTCCCctagatttttaaatttagagGAGTTTCCATGGGCATGGGTTGGCAGTGGGTCTGTATCTGACAGGGCTGGCATGTTCCTGCCAAGCTGCAGGAGATATCTGGAATTCAGAGAGGGCTTATTTTAGCATCCCTCTCATTTAGAGAAATGTGTGCAGGGGTACAAGACAGGCACACAAGCATACAAGAAATCCTGGTGAAAACTGCACCTTCCTGCCCCTTTTCTTCCTTGTACCATTTTGAAAACCTCAAACCAGAGTCCTCTCCTCAActtgctttgttgttttgtgggggttttcttttccaagccaCACTAGCACTAAGGGTTTTACTACCTGTGGAGCAGTGAATTAATAAAGTCCATGAATtattcacaaaaataaattcacttCTAACCCAAGGGCAGTGCTCCTCCCAAGAGACTAAGCCTGCAAAGATGTTTATCAATAACAGAACTGAGCTGCTCATAAAGCTGTCACAGCTTGTATTACCTTCTTCCTGAGCTTCACACTCAGCTTTCTTCCAGGGCATTTCAGGGCCTAGGAACAGCTTTTACTCAACCCCagtttctctgaaaatattCTCAGCCACAGTCTCTGCAGAGAAGTGTCTTTTATCACACCAGCTTTCAGCTAATAAAGGCAAACACTACTCAGAGCAGAATAAAATCTGCTTAAATACTTCAGTGTTTTCCTGGGGGTGGGAATATTGATGTGTATGGACACATATTGATGTGTCTGGGCAGCACTTTCAGAAGATGCTACCTGGGGTGTATTTAGTTCAAATGCACAGAAGTTTTTACCAGGGTAGAGAAATTCAgagccaggcagtgctgtggaagGATTCTTTAGTGGGAGCATCTTCATCCAGCTGAGTGTCCTCACATCTCTTCCACCCTCTTCTTCTAAGCTCACTTAAATTCTTATACTTTCCTTTCTATAACTCCTCAGGGTAGGAACAGcttaaaaaattcaaatcctTAGGACATTTCtcggctttttttttgttttaagggGAAATAGAAACATTTAGGTGATGAATGCAGTGAGGATTAAAACAGACACTGCAAGATAATGTCCATCCAAAGCAATCAGAGAACACATAAATCACTGGTTAGCCACATTTACAGAAGAGCTGAGAtcaaagcagcacaaaaccCAAACTGACACCCACTGAAAATTCTATATTGAATTTTAACATCCTGGCTCGACAAGCAACTTTTTGCTACCTCTGCACTGCAAAAATCCATTTGCATCAGTATGAGCAAATTACCTCCATATTCTTACAAAATCAGGGGGTCAAGATTTAGCCTCAACACAAATATGCTGGTCTGCAGCTGAAAGTTTGCCTTTAAAGGTGActgaaaaagcacattttgtGACTTTTAAACCTAATGCCAAAGCCTTCAGCAACTGTCTCCTCcttatcttttatttcttgtaattCCCTGCTTCTGCTTGAGACTCAACAGTCAACACGAAGCTGGATCCAAACACTCTCAGTGTTTATAATCTGAGCAGTAAAAACAGGGAACACTATTCAGAGAGTGAAAACAACTGGCTGCACCTCCATTTGTGCCAGAGCTTCTAACTTGGATCAGAACACTGATCACCCTGAGAGAAATGTGTGCCAGCCTTCAAATGGGCAACATCTCTCATCAGCAATCAAATTATGACTGATGTGGAAAATCTGAGGTGAACAAGGAAGGTTGGAGGGaccagaagaggaaaagctttCAGCCTTTTAAGTATTACCAAGCAGCAAGAATTCACCCATGCTGGGAAAGCTTTGGTCAGTGTTACCTCAAGCCTTGTTCAGAAACAGTAACTAAATGGCTGTGGTGAGGTTTTTTTGAGCTAGACCCTAATTCAGGCCCCAGGGGAACATGTACTTACCCTCTCCTGCTGGTGTTGGCCCAGTCAAAGAGCTTGTGCATGGCTGTgaccccctccctgcccatgggggcCACGTCCCCTCCTGTCATGATGGCATAATCCATGCCCGAGTGCACAGCTAATTTCTGCAGGGAAACAAACCAACAGGGTTTCTGTCACTGCAAGGCCACTGAAGatgaggaaggaaataaaagtgcTTTACTCCTGTCAGTGTGTTTATTGGTGGAGGGTAGGTGTGCTCTCAGAGAAGGGAATATTTTATCAATAGCAAATTTTAGCATTGCTCTGGAAGGGAATGGAAAGTTTGGTCTTGTTGCAATGCACAAAAATATTACACCTTCATCTTTAATTTGTGTATGgtttatttcttccatttgtGTCCATCTCCACTGGTTTTATAAATCCAAACTAGGTGCAGTGCTGTCAGATCACCAAAAAACTACTGGGAAATGGGTTTTTATGTGCtgatagaggaaaaaaaaattcaacttgCAGGTTGCCAGAATCCTGGCAGGGCTTTACCTTGGCAAAGAGCGtcttcccagtgccaggggggcCATACATAAGGATATTCCTGTAGaggcttttgttcttttttgtgtttcttgttGCTATGGCAATGTCTCTCACACGTGCTTCCAACTGGGGCTGCAAGGAAAGAGTTCAACTTGAGGCACAGAAAGAACCAGGAGAGCTGCACCTtccaggctgccagggcagtacctgcaggagggagggaggcagaacTCCAACAGTCTCAAGCTTTTAAGGTTTAACTTCAGCTGCTCATGACTCCAGACCAGGGGCATTTCCTGTCCTGTGTCAGGATTTACTCCATTTTCTGTCCACTTGGCTACAATTGTTTTGtaggaaaaagcagcagtgcagaAAGCAGTGCAGTAACTACTGTAGGAACAGGTAACACCTGAAATCTTCCCTTCCTGTTGGATGCCCTGGGAGGGATGTCAGAACATGCAACTCTTTGCAGTGCTAATTCCTTCCTAAGTCATGTTTATACTCCTGCATGTGTAGACACACTGGGAGGAAGCTACTCCTGCAGGAGCATTTTCTCTCAGCAGCTTCAAGGAGCTCTTAAATTTGCCTGATATCCAGGAATCCAATTCAGAAGCAAATATAGAGAAGCAGCACTAATTAGCAAGTTAAGGACCATTCAAGGGTGGGCAAATGCACACACTACTTAAGACTTTTTGGCCTAGGAGCAGATTTGGGTTCAGTAATCCTGACAGATCAGCTGGGACAAGTGGAATCTGAACCTTAAATGCTGACTACAGAGAGAAACTGCAGCAGAGCAAGGACTGAACTATGATTTCCAACTGCTttgcacagaggaaaaaaaggttaacAGACTTCTTAATGCATGTCACACTGAACACAGGAGCTTATTTATGGGCTCAGTGCCCCAAGGGTGCTGTGACTCCAAAATTGCTGGAATTACAGCTTTTGAAGTGAGTTTAAGGAAACAGCCACTCTTATTTAGATTCCAAAGTCATCCTtcacagagcaggagaggaaaacaaagtacTCACACTGAGAACAACTCCTTCAAGGGCATCCTGAGCCTTGCTGGTAAGACGTTTCCCAACCTAGAGAGGACAAATTCAATCAGTCACAGGTAATTTTAACAACTCACCTGGACAAAAAGGTCATAAAAAGTCAGTGAGCTGAGCCCACCTCATACTCTGTTTATTCAGAGCCCCactggcagctcccaggctgaCAAAAGGGCTTGTGCATCCTCAGGGCTGAGGGTAACACAGACCCAAAGGTGAGCTTTACCTTGATGGGATGCTTTAGAGCCTCCAGCACAGTGATCCTGGAGGTTTCCCTCACCAGGGAGGGTTTGCCCAAACGTGCCTCTATGTAccttcctgccactgctgtggcATTTTTGGCAGAGTAAACACCCACTGCCAGCAGGGTCAGACCTGCCACCTGCAGAGAAAAGGGGGAAGGATTAGCAAAAAACACTTGGCAAGGCAATGCTGTTGTGTGTTGTATGCCCTGTGGTGGGGAATTGAGATTCAGGACAAATTCAGGGTTTATTTTTGGTGAGATGTTTTATCCCTGTTCAGACAGTCAAGGTCTCACACTCCTGTTCCAGgcactccctgctctgcacagtgAGAGGCAGAGGAAGCACAAGGAAAGGATCCAGTCCTGTATCCAGAAGTATGTACATCCTGCTCAGAATGTGTGAGGCTTTTCAGACTTAATTAGCTGGAGTAATGAAGACAAATAGCCCCATCAGGCAGGTGCTGGCCCTCAGGAAAATGAATGCTGAATTAAAGATGCCACAACAGACACCTGAACTGGGGCTGCCACCAAGGAGGGCACAGAAAGGACTAGCCAGGGAACATGTGCTAAAGGTGACAGTCATGTCAGACCCAAAACAGAGAAATAGGTACCCAAAAGGAGCAACAAAGCCAAACCACCACAGGAATTACCAGCACTGCATGAGACTGTTGTGTCAGAAACCCCAGAAGATGAGCCATTCCCATCGATCTGCCAGAGAGGCAGAAATGCTCCAGGCTCAGGACTCAGCTTAAAGCTGTGCCAATGATTTATATCAGAGAAAGGCCAGGTAGGCAAAAGAGCAAACTGCAGCAATTGCTTTTCAAGTGAGCAGATTTGTCCTGCAAGGGCAGACCAAGGTCAAAGGCCCCAAGGACAGCAAGGATGACACTGCTCAACAAACCATGAGGCACCATCTGTTCGCTTTCACTCTGCTGAAAGGGGGGACATGGCTCTGCTCTGGATGGAAACACAAAGGGTTCAGAACTGAGAGGTTTAAGATGCAAAGAATAAGGGAAACTCCACACCTGATTCAGCTCAGATAGAGGGacacagaacacagaaaagatTTCACCTTCTTAGCAGACTCtttctaaaaacaaaatacCCTTGACTTCATGCACTTGCACCATCCAGTCCTGAGCAAAGTTTCAGGCTCACACCTCTACCTGGGTGGACCTGATACAACTATTTCAGACTTTTGGACTGACATTCATGTTAGAAGATACAGAGAAATAGAGCTTTAAGACTGACAGCTCTGTATCCAAACAAGAAGCCAATTATCATGCCAGCTCTAAAAATCAGCCTGATTACAGTGCCTACCTGTTTATCATGAGGAATTTAGCAAAGGAATGGATCTCTGATCAATAAACAAAGTGACTTccactaaaaaaaccaaaaaaccttgGAGTAGAACCTTTGGGGTTCTGCTTGGATGGGAAGAGGTAGGAAAAGAACAATACAATAAGCAGGAAGAGCTGAAAATTCAGGCCTCATTCACAGGAACCCTAAAATAACTTTCTGGTTCTTACCTTATAGTCATTGTtcaaagcaacagaaaatatGAGTTCCAGCTGTGTTATCCCCTGTCCAAAAAtacactgacttttttttttttaacctaaatGTCCCAAATTCACAAGACAAGAGCGTGTCAGAAGCAAAAATGACCATAATGCAGGAAATCAGTATCTGGGTCAAGTGAATACACAGCTAAAAGCAGCAAGCACTGATCTGCACAAGGCTGTGAACGCTGCAGACGTCCCAGGTGCAGATGACAAAAGGATCCCTTAAAAGGATCTTGTTCTCCCCAGTGCTCTCAGGCAAAGTGCCTTTTGTACCAGGCTGTGGGTGTAAAATCAGAGGGTGGAGCAGATGGTGGTGCCTGACTTTTAAAGCAAAGTGTCCATTTTACCCAACCACGCTaccaaaaatgtattttcactgCAGTTTTGTTGAAAGCAGCACACTGAGAAACACCTTTGTGTCCTTAAGAAGCTCTTTTGTCCTGTGAAAAGCTGCTGGTCTGGCTTTTAATCAATTTATTTAGGGCACATAACAGTCCTCTAAGTGCTCTCTAAGCTACATCAAAATCAGATACAAGGCTGTGATATAAGCAGCAATCTCGATGGTTTACAGTTTATAAACACATCAAAGCAAGGAGTTAGTTTGACTCAAATTTACAGACAGACTTTTCTAGAAGTTCCTGGCAGGTGTCACAGTCTTACCGTGGCTGTAACTTTATCCCAGTCTGTTACAAAAGCACGGAATCCTTCCCCAAAGAGCATCCCAGCTGTCCTGTGGTAAGAAAATAgcaaagcaaggagaaaaagggaTTTCAAAGACTGAACTGAAACAATTTACAAGACAACTTTATAATGATCATCTTCAGAACCAGTCAAAAGCCAAGTGAGGGCTCACCATggcatttatatatttataatcaTCTGATGTCTACACCTGATCTGGGACTAAGTCCAAAAAAGCATTTAGCCTCAAGATGGtatctatttatttctttaatacaTTACTGGTGCTGAACTGCAGTAAGAGGGATTTAATTCTAAAGCTCTTTTGTTACTCAAAATCTCACAGGACTTAATATTAACAAATTCCAAATGTAAATACCAACCCCTCTGGAGACAGAGTGCTTTATACCCTTATGGCATATgctcagaaatggaaagaacTGAGGGTTTTCAGAGTAACTGAAAGAACTGAGGGTTTTCAGAGGAATTGAGTCTCAATAAAGAGGGCAGGGCTTGAAATAACATGTTAGAAAAATTGTAGGGAACTCACAAGTCTATAAATGGCTTCTCTGGTTCACATTCAGGTGACAATGTGGTAAGACAAGGGAAAGAGGGTTCTTGTTAATGTAACTCCTGTTGttcaggatcacagaatatgctgagctggaagggacccacaaggatcatccagtccaaccctcagccctgcacaggaccatcctgtGGGTTAtagcggggccagagaagagcaacaaggctggagaagggactggagcacaagtgctgtggggagaggctgagggagctgggggtgttcagcctggagaagaggaggctcagaggtgacctcagcactgtctggaactccctgaagggaagttctggccaggtgggggttggtctcttctcccaggcactcagcaataggacaagggggcatgatgggctcaagctctgccaggggaaattgaagttggagagcagaaaaaaatcctttacagagagagtgctcaggcattggaatgggctgcccagagagggggtggattccccatccctggaatgggagcttggccgtggcactgagtgccatgatctggtaaagggactggagttggaccaagggttggactcgatgatctcggaggtcttttccaacccaatccattctacgattctatgattctatcccCAGGAATCccaccacgtgcctgagaggatcatccaaactctcctggagctctggcagcctcggggctgtgcccactgccctggggaacctgttcagtgcccaccaccctctgagggcAGAGCCTGTTTGCGACACCCACCCTGAGCACAAGGCTGTGCAATTCTGACACTCCTCAGAGCTCAGAGGAACAAACACCAAGCTTTCCCATGAGATGGGAGCCACATGCCAGGGCAGCAAggcaggctgtgccccctgcccctgccctacCTGAGGGACTCGAGCACGGTCTGGCGGTGCTCGGCGGCTTTCAGGCGGATCTGCTCGCGGATGATGTCGGCGTTCTCGCGCTCGGCCTTGGCGCGCGCCCGCGCCTCCGCCTCCACCCGCAGCAGCTCGTTCTTGTGCCTCAGCTCCATCTCCCTCTCCACAGtagctgggggaaaaaaaaacccagacaaacCAGGAGAAAAGGTCAGTCCTTTGGGCTGGTTTAATCCCAGGTGGCACAACCCTCggaaggaagagaagcaaaaagGAGTTGCGGGTCCCACGTGGGATTCTGGAAGTTTTGTTACTTCAGACACTCAGAATTGTGACAGACACATTAATTCTCCTTACAGAGAGAAACCCAGAACAGGCCAGGAGATGAGGATTTCATAGCCAGCATCCTCTGTCTTCAGTGTCACAAGGAATCCTCACTGGACCACGGGGATATTTGACACCTGAATGCTGCCCAGCACATTTATATCATGGTGCCTCTGAGTAGGTGGATCCTACAGGAGGAAAATAACCCACCCCTACAGGGTTTCACTGCTGACTTTGGTGACACGATGTCACAACACTTCTCTCAGATGCTGGGACCACACTGGGTGGCAGCCACCAGAGGACAGCACATCTGTCCACATCTGTGCTCAGAGCAAACCAGCCTTCCATTCCCAGCCATGCACAAATTGCCTTAATAGTTTTAGGATTGTACCCCAGAGAAATCCCAGTGGAGTTCTGCAAACCCAGTAATTCCAGTAAtttcacaacaacaacaaaagtaaAGCAAGTTTCAGACTACAACATCCACAGGAAACAGTGGATGGAGAGGATGTGACACAGACTCAACCATTCCTCCCAagagctgttttgttttatttccctccTCCAAACTGGTTctattttactatttttgtCCCAGTGCCAAATCAGAATTTCAGTTGCTATATCAAAAAATGCCAACAGTTCATTGGGAAATCCAAGCATCACAGGGCAAATGTTTAGGAGTGCAGCCACTAAAACCAACCTTGGCAGCAACTGGTTATTTTAGTACCACGGGGATTTACCTGTTATTTGACAATATAACATTAAACACATGACAATAACGGAGCATCACTGTGGACAAAGAGTCAAAGACCAGCACAAGGAATTCATGTGCCCACACCCTCTTAACCAGGCACAGAAAAATGACTTACCACGCCTCATGGCCTCCTGCTTCTGCACAGACTCCTCCTGCTTCCTCAGGTTCTCCTCATTAGCAAGTTGCTGCAGGCAGAGATGACAGCAGAAAACATGTTAAAGTTGTAAGAACTTCTTCAAGCAGAAGTGTGTGGTTCATTCTCCTAATCCCACGCTCCTGGTTGCTCTGTCCCAATTCCCAACCTTTGCTTTGCCTGGCCAGCACTGCTGATGCCAAGCAGATAGTACAGATGAAAGCAACTGTGCCCACTGCAGACCATCCCCTGGGCTTAGGAAGGCTCCCCCCAGgtcccagctggagcagggagggatccACCCTACCTGCTGCCGCATCTGCTCGTCGTAGCGCTGCCGGGCCAGCTTGTCCTGGTACTGGGCTCgcttcaggaaagaaaacaggactCAGAATAAAGAGATTTGGCAAGGAAAGAGATAACCTGGTCCAGAGGGCAATGAGGTTTGGAATGcgcaggggggaaaaaacagaatGAGAAGACCCCCCCACAAAAAATAATGCTGGGTTTGAACACGAACAGGGCGGAATTTGGAGCAGCCAGCACCAAAAACTGCTCTATGCTGAAAAATCTGACTTCATTTTGAGGTGTTACACATATAAAAACAGAGAACAACTGTTTCTTGGCCCAGAAATTACTTACTCCACTGGGAAAACCACGGTTTCCATGTTGTAAAACACATTATCTGGAATGGTGACTGCAAGCAATAGAACTGTCAGGATATGCTGCCTGTCACGTGGGCTCTGGGTTTGACAGATTTTCTTGTTCCTCATTAACTCCTTTCATCAATTTTTCACTGTAAATGGCAAATAAACACAAGCCTTCTACACTCAAATGGAAGTGAGCTGAGGGTCCATATCCACCAGCAAGGAGGACTCTGGACAAAGGATGGAACCACTCCCTATTCCAAACAGATGGATGGGAGAACAGTGTGGAATTTATCAATTTTTGTCAAACGTGGCAGTTCAGGAGTAAACCATGATCAGGTTTGCTTGGACTTCAAATGATGCCTTGGGAGGTGCAGGAGTTGAAAACTGACTGTGCAGCTGCTTCCTGGGCCAGCCCTGTCCAAAGTCCAAACCCTGACAGGATAAAAGCAACATGTGCCAAATAAGCAGTTTTAGTTAATTTTAGCTAATTTCCCAAGCTAGATGATGCATTAGAGTTAATCACTCCCCTCATCTCCTGTGCTCTCCAATTAAAAAGTCACCATATATGAGCTACCAGCATAAAGATCAgctttcattttccctgtttcagtGTTATTGCCTCTTCAGGAACTCCTGCTAAAAGGAACCAGGGAGCACCAACACTGCTCACAGCAGACCCTCTGGTAGCTCCCATATTTGCTTCACTTCTCTTCTTCAGGTATTTTTTTGGGTCTGACAGATCAAACTCAGCAGAAATGGAGTTACAAGTCACTTAAGACTGAAATCCAAGTAACTTCAGAGCCCTTTCACTATCCAGACTAACACACATTTGATAAGCCAGGAACTTTCAACACATCCCTGGAAGGTCCTTTAGGGAAATTCCAAAGAGCACACAATGAGAGAAACTTCTGCTGCCAGTTCCTTTGGCTGCTCAACAACCTGGTAACAAAAGTTACTAGAAATCAAGCTCAACATTCCAAAGCCAGGCTAGAACATGGGCTCAGCCTGTGAACATCCTCACACCTCTGGCTGCCCACGATGCCCCTTCCCCAACCCCAAAAGGGGTAATTAATGCCCTGGTGCCTTTTCCATTAAGGAAAAACACAAAGAGGATCTCCCACCACTTGGCTTGCCCCTCATTCCCTTACTGCTTgatgctgttttgtttcttcactcagtgttttcctcctctcttctgcCTGTACCCGGATCTGCTCATTCTTCAGTTGTTCTATGGCAGCCTCATATTCCTGTTAAAACAGATAATTATGACAAATGAACTTCCCAGGTCATCCTACAGAGAAATGCTTCTGACAGTTATAATTCATCTGCAATCAGAGTGGTGTCCAGTGACAGAAGAAAGCTGAAACTTAATCATAAAATTTGACTGTAAGAAATCTCATAATTAACCATTTCAGGATTAAacacaatttatttctttaaaaaataccaaTACTCAGAAAATCCTTAAATTCCTTTATAAAAGATACAACTCCTCAACCAACTGCTTTGCAGTTTCCTGCAGAAACCCCCTGTCATTCCCTCAAAACTGTGGGGACCTTCTAAACCACTTAGAAAGTCACAAAACTCAGAAGTTACAAACCCACTCAGGACATGCAAGTTTTAAACAAAGCCACAAAACACGTCCCTGAATAGGCCAAATCAGTTTTTATTTCGCCTtccagaattacttttttttttaaaggcaagtAACTCATTTGCTGAAGCTGAACAGCAACAAGAAAACCCTTCcatgctctgcagggcagagatTTCAAGTGCTGTCCCCCCAaagctggcagtgcctcagctgggctggggggacagCACAGGAGGAGCTCCAAAGCTCCAACATACcttgagttttgttttctgttccaGCTGCAAGGTCTGCTCCTGCATCTGGGCAAGGCTGAGAGCATCTTTGGCATGGCCTGCaagggacagcagggagagaTTATGGACACTGGAAGGCCTTTTCTCAGGGAAGAGGATGTTCAGCCTATTCAAtccacagctctgcactgcacATTTAGCCCTCCCGGGCATAAATGGTCAGGAGTCCTCCCACCACACTCAGGAGAGGAAAACCTGCAGAGATGGTCCAAccaaggccaagctggacagggcttggagcagactggtctagtggaaggtgtccctgcccatggcagggagtgggaagggGATGGTCCTTAAAGTCCTTTttaactcaaaccattctgtgattccatgaaggTGCTCTGGTGCCTCCCTCTCAGCACCCCTGggtgagcagggcaggctgcCCCAGTGGGGTGGGACCCTTCAGGACATGAGgtatcacagaattccagaatggttcaggttggaaCATTGGTTCAGGCTGCTTCtagcagggtcatcccagacCATGTGGCACAGGACTGAATCCTGATGGCTTTGGGATATCCCCaggagggagactccacaccctctctgggaaATTGTTCCTGCACTGTGAAGATCTTCCACAGATTCAtgtggaacttcctgggcatcagttcctgcctgttcctcttgCCCCATCACTGGGCAGCCCTTGGGGTTTGGAGATGTAACCAGGACTGACAATATTTGCAACACAGTGTAACACAAAAACTACATCTAGATGAGCCAAGTGATTCAAAGTGACTGAccaagcaaagcaaaggaaCAATGAGAAGGGAACTGAGGCAGTCAGCAAAGCAACTCTGTCACTGTGTAACCACGGGAATGGCGTTGAGTAAGTTCCTAAGGTGGTCATTCAGAACTGCAGGGCCTTTGGGCAGAGAA from Pithys albifrons albifrons isolate INPA30051 chromosome 22, PitAlb_v1, whole genome shotgun sequence carries:
- the LOC139681994 gene encoding ATPase family AAA domain-containing protein 3, which encodes MSWLFGLNRGAAPGGGGDGTGAGTGAGAGTGAGLALPPVPGGAAGGAGDRQTPKDKWSNFDPTGLERAAKAARELDASRHAKDALSLAQMQEQTLQLEQKTKLKEYEAAIEQLKNEQIRVQAEERRKTLSEETKQHQARAQYQDKLARQRYDEQMRQQQLANEENLRKQEESVQKQEAMRRATVEREMELRHKNELLRVEAEARARAKAERENADIIREQIRLKAAEHRQTVLESLRTAGMLFGEGFRAFVTDWDKVTATVAGLTLLAVGVYSAKNATAVAGRYIEARLGKPSLVRETSRITVLEALKHPIKVGKRLTSKAQDALEGVVLSPQLEARVRDIAIATRNTKKNKSLYRNILMYGPPGTGKTLFAKKLAVHSGMDYAIMTGGDVAPMGREGVTAMHKLFDWANTSRRGLLLFVDEADAFLRKRATEKISEDLRATLNAFLHRTGQHSNKFMLVLASNQPEQFDWAINDRIDEMVNFDLPQLEERERLVRMYFDRHVLKPATEGKQRLKLAQFDYGQKCSEIARLTEGMSGREISQLAVAWQAAAYASEDGVLTEAMIDARVADAVQQHRQKMEWLKTEGAEENKGTGRNPLLPFPKGTPV